The Sander lucioperca isolate FBNREF2018 chromosome 15, SLUC_FBN_1.2, whole genome shotgun sequence genome window below encodes:
- the arid4b gene encoding AT-rich interactive domain-containing protein 4B isoform X2: protein MKTLEEPPYLTVGTDVSAKYRGAFCEAKIKTAKRLVKAKVTFKPDLSTAEVHDENIKGPLKVGAVVEVKNPDGVYQEATINKLTDASIYTVVFDDGDEKTLRRSSLCLKGARHFAESETLDRLPLTNPEHFGTPVIGKKGNRGRRSNPIQEEELSSSSSEEEESDQRQNEDLFGKVVCVEGVVTGEKKKTTWYPALVISPDCHEDVTVKKDNIFVRSFKDGKFNTVLRKDVREMNSDCPPKADAGLKPALDAALEFLQQFVVPSTWKTEVKEESSSSEDEEEDEEEGQEEDASGEEEEEEVEPFPEERENFLQQLYKFMEDRGTPINKRPVLGYRNLNLFKLYRLVHKLGGFDNIESGSVWKQVYQDLGIPVLNSAAGYNVKCAYRKYLYGFEEYCTSTAITFRMDLPLKQAPKGEVKSEGEAGGSPPTASSSEDQKAQVDGEPCDAQSIVCKDEKPDLTRNKMEPDPSKTEGKDSGNDDDDDDDDDEEDGPLKGDADEGSSTAHLGAENMKEERDEEEESKDNSGDDSSQEGEEGEEFECYPPGMKVQVRYGRGRNLKTYEATVKEADVEGGEVLYLVHYCGWNIRYDEWIKADKIVRPANKNVPKIKHRKKIKNKAERERDRLERLNDREVLGPSPNASRLPRSKCGLSQDVFSKMDEGEDKGTQQSPVKSIEITSILNGLQASEMSTDESEHEDEEGEHNEEDRPGCRGSPRKAPPEPPQTSECWESGTPPEASKPSPVSGKNQDLVSAESGDVGKRRSQPELEGEGSNRKRKSDSAAERTPKGQSKAKTRSTRSADWLPVGSPRKMEERAAGPGEEKGASSSSSSDDEGAALAESQAEESERSRPKTKGSPSKKYNGMREKTKGGRQAGFWEIPEKRAKMSGNAEERPAVRSKGQKDVWSSIQAQWPKKTLKELFSDSDTEAANSPPPPVPPCLEEPSVEQDAGPEDEASEEQMENDKLQEFPSSGSNSVLNTPPTTPESPSGGGSAVEDSGPAQPSSPPLSIPPALPSEPVSDALTPGPIQEEVAGGRSETDSSTVEVESLGGELQDLPQDERAGSPSKVFDVSLSCNSSSSCSLELSSSSQQESEQKSKASASQKRQKESQTGGASKKHKPSRKSLGVPPKKNRKTAVFSPPANSSDSEDQSVVEGTAKSTASKNNAPDVKAATSPKCHGRSPPSSHKYHKQGDADHTQQRDNHGRSPRVYKWSFQMSDLEKMSSLERISFLQEKLQDIRNHYLTLKSEVASIDRRRKRMKKKERESTVAASSSSSSSSSSPSSSSLTAAVMLTLADPPVSSSSTSSQNSGVSVECR, encoded by the exons ACTCTGGAGGAGCCCCCCTACTTGACAGTAGGGACGGATGTGAGTGCCAAGTATAGAGGGGCTTTCTGTGAGGCCAAGATTAAGACTGCCAAGAGGCTAGTCAAGGCCAAG GTGACCTTTAAACCAGATCTGTCCACAGCTGAGGTTCATGATGAAAACATCAAAGGACCTCTAAAG GTGGGTGCTGTTGTAGAGGTGAAGAATCCGGATGGAGTTTACCAAGAGGCCACGATCAATAAGCTGACCGATGCTAGTATATATACTGTTG TATTTGACGATGGCGATGAGAAGACCCTGAGGCGTTCCTCTCTCTGCCTGAAAGGAGCGCGTCACTTTGCAGAGAGCGAG ACACTCGACAGACTCCCTCTCACCAACCCTGAGCACTTCGGCACACCTGTCATCGGCAAGAAGGGCAACCGCGGCAGACGATCGAACCCAAT TCAAGAAGAAGAATTGTCTTCATCTTCCAGCGAAGAAGAGGAGAGCGACCAGCGGCAGAATGAGGATCTGTTCGGGAAAGTGGTCTGTGTGGAGGGGGTCGTCAccggggaaaaaaagaagaccaCGTGGTATCCTGCTCTG GTCATCTCCCCAGACTGCCACGAAGACGTGACTGTGAAGAAGGACAACATCTTCGTCCGCTCTTTCAAGGATGGAAAATT TAACACGGTGCTGCGGAAGGACGTCCGCGAGATGAATAGCGACTGTCCTCCAAAAGCGGACGCAGGACTCAAACCAG caCTGGACGCCGCTTTGGAGTTCCTGCAGCAGTTTGTCGTGCCCAGCACCTGGAAGACAGAAGTGAAAGAAGAAAGTTCTAGCAgcgaggatgaggaggaggatgaagaggaagggcaGGAAGAAGATGCCAGCGGCGAAGAAGAGGAG GAGGAAGTGGAGCCGTTCCCAGAGGAGCGGGAGAACTTTCTGCAGCAGCTCTACAAGTTCATGGAAGACAGAG GAACTCCCATCAATAAACGGCCTGTTCTGGGCTACAGGAACCTGAACCTGTTCAAGCTCTACAGGCTGGTGCACAAACTGGGAGGCTTTGACAAC ATTGAAAGCGGCTCGGTTTGGAAGCAAGTTTATCAGGATCTGGGAATCCCTGTGCTCAACTCAGCCGCCGGCTACAATGTCAAATGTGCTTACCGCAA GTACTTGTATGGATTTGAGGAATACTGCACCTCCACTGCCATCACCTTCAGGATGGATCTCCCTTTGAAGCAGGCTCCCAAGGGGGAGGTCAAGTCAGAGGGGGAGGCTGGAGGAAGCCCTCCCACCGCCTCCAGCTCAGAAGACCAGAAAGCCCAGGTTGATGGAGAACCTTGTGACGCACAGTCTATAGTCTGCAAG GACGAGAAGCCTGATTTGACCCGGAACAAAATGGAACCCGATCCATCAAAAACGGAGGGAAAGGACAGCGGAAACGACGACGACGATGATGACGACGACGACGAGGAAGATGGTCCCCTTAAGGGAGACGCAGACGAGGGCTCATCTACGGCTCACCTCGGAGCGGAGAACATGAAGGAGGAGCgcgacgaggaggaggagagcaaAGACAACTCTGG GGATGACAGCAGtcaggagggggaggaaggggaggagtTTGAGTGTTACCCCCCGGGGATGAAGGTGCAGGTGAGGTATGGGCGAGGCCGCAATCTGAAGACGTACGAGGCCACTGTGAAAGAGGCAGACGTGGAGGGGGGAGAGGTGCTCTACCTGGTGCACTACTGTGGCTGGAACATCAG ATATGATGAATGGATCAAAGCAGACAAGATTGTGCGCCCCGCCAATAAGAATGTACCAAAAATAAAGCACCGCAAAAAGATAAAG AACAAAGCTGAGAGGGAGCGAGACAGGTTGGAGAGGCTCAATGACAGAGAAGTCCTCGGCCCTTCGCCCAACGCTAGCCGCCTCCCACGCTCCAAATGTGGCCTGAGTCAGGATGTCTTTTCCAAGATGGACGAGGGTGAGGACAAAGGGACTCAGCAGTCTCCAGTCAAGTCTATAGAAATTACTTCTATCCTCAATGGCCTGCAAG CCTCTGAGATGTCCACAGACGAAAGTGAGCATGAGGATGAGGAGGGAGAACATAATGAGGAGGATCGCCCAGGTTGCAGAGGCAGCCCCAGAAAGGCCCCACCGGAGCCCCCGCAAACATCAGAGTGCTGGGAGAGCGGGACCCCTCCTGAAGCATCCAAACCTTCTCCAGTCTCAGGAAAGAACCAGGATCTAGTCAGTGCAGAGAGTGGCGATGTTGGGAAGCGCAGAAGCCAACCGGAGTTAGAGGGAGAGGGCAGCAACAGGAAGAGGAAATCTGACAGTGCAGCAGAGAGGACCCCGAAAGGCCAATCCAAAGCAAAGACCCGGAGCACCAGGAGTGCTGACTGGTTGCCAGTAGGCTCTCCCAGGAAGATGGAGGAGAGAGCGGCTGGTCCCGGGGAAGAGAAGGGAGCCTCGTCCAGCAGCAGTTCAGATGATGAGGGTGCGGCGCTGGCCGAATCCCAGGCTGAGGAAAGTGAGCGAAGCCGGCCAAAAACCAAAGGCTCCCCTTCCAAGAAGTACAACGGGATGAGGGAGAAGACTAAAGGTGGCAGACAAGCTGGATTCTGGGAGATTCCTGAAAAGAGGGCCAAAATGTCTGGAAATGCAGAGGAACGGCCAGCTGTACGCTCTAAAGGCCAAAAGGATGTGTGGTCCAGCATCCAGGCCCAGTGGCCGAAGAAGACTCTCAAAGAGTTGTTCTCTGACTCGGACACAGAGGCCGCCAAttctcctcctccacctgtACCTCCGTGTCTGGAGGAGCCGAGTGTCGAACAGGATGCTGGGCCCGAGGACGAAGCCTCAGAGGAGCAGATGGAAAACGACAAACTACAGGAGTTTCCGAGCAGTGGCAGTAACTCTGTACTCAACACACCACCGACAACGCCTGAGTCGCCCTCAGGAGGAGGCAGCGCTGTTGAAGATTCTGGTCCAGCGCAGCCTTCCTCCCCGCCACTATCCATACCCCCAGCTTTGCCTTCAGAGCCGGTTTCTGACGCTCTTACCCCAGGGCCTATACAGGAGGAAGTGGCAGGTGGCCGcagtgagacagacagcagcACGGTGGAAGTGGAGAGTCTGGGTGGGGAGCTGCAAGACCTCCCTCAGGATGAGAGGGCGGGTTCCCCCTCAAAGGTGTTTGACGTCAGCCTCTCCTGCAACAGCAGCAGTAGCTGCAGCCTCGagctgagcagcagcagccaacaAGAGAGTGAACAGAAGTCCAAag CGTCTGCGAGTCAGAAGCGGCAAAAAGAATCACAGACTGGTGGAGCCTCAAAGAAACACAAGCCAAGCCGTAAGAGCCTCGGTGTGCCTCCCAAAAAGAATAGAAAAACAG ccgtcttctctcctccAGCCAACAGCAGTGACAGCGAAGACCAGTCTGTTGTTGAGGGCACTGCCAAATCAACTGCCTCTAAGAACAACGCACCAGACGTGAAGGCTGCCACCTCGCCCAAGTGTCACGGACGATCTCCCCCTTCGAGCCATAAGTACCACAAGCAGGGTGACGCCGACCACACCCAGCAACGAGACAACCATGGAAGATCGCCTCGTGTGTACAAGTGGAGCTTCCAGATGT CTGACCTGGAAAAGATGAGCAGTCTGGAGAGGATTTCGTTTCTTCAGGAGAAGCTGCAGGACATCAGGAACCACTACCTCACCCTCAAGTCTGAGGTGGCCTCTATCGACAGACGAAGAAAACGCATGAAGAAGAAGGAACGGGAAA GCACGGTGGCTG
- the arid4b gene encoding AT-rich interactive domain-containing protein 4B isoform X4, whose translation MKTLEEPPYLTVGTDVSAKYRGAFCEAKIKTAKRLVKAKVTFKPDLSTAEVHDENIKGPLKVGAVVEVKNPDGVYQEATINKLTDASIYTVVFDDGDEKTLRRSSLCLKGARHFAESETLDRLPLTNPEHFGTPVIGKKGNRGRRSNPIQEEELSSSSSEEEESDQRQNEDLFGKVVCVEGVVTGEKKKTTWYPALVISPDCHEDVTVKKDNIFVRSFKDGKFNTVLRKDVREMNSDCPPKADAGLKPALDAALEFLQQFVVPSTWKTEVKEESSSSEDEEEDEEEGQEEDASGEEEEEEVEPFPEERENFLQQLYKFMEDRGTPINKRPVLGYRNLNLFKLYRLVHKLGGFDNIESGSVWKQVYQDLGIPVLNSAAGYNVKCAYRKYLYGFEEYCTSTAITFRMDLPLKQAPKGEVKSEGEAGGSPPTASSSEDQKAQVDGEPCDAQSIVCKDEKPDLTRNKMEPDPSKTEGKDSGNDDDDDDDDDEEDGPLKGDADEGSSTAHLGAENMKEERDEEEESKDNSGDDSSQEGEEGEEFECYPPGMKVQVRYGRGRNLKTYEATVKEADVEGGEVLYLVHYCGWNIRYDEWIKADKIVRPANKNVPKIKHRKKIKNKAERERDRLERLNDREVLGPSPNASRLPRSKCGLSQDVFSKMDEGEDKGTQQSPVKSIEITSILNGLQASEMSTDESEHEDEEGEHNEEDRPGCRGSPRKAPPEPPQTSECWESGTPPEASKPSPVSGKNQDLVSAESGDVGKRRSQPELEGEGSNRKRKSDSAAERTPKGQSKAKTRSTRSADWLPVGSPRKMEERAAGPGEEKGASSSSSSDDEGAALAESQAEESERSRPKTKGSPSKKYNGMREKTKGGRQAGFWEIPEKRAKMSGNAEERPAVRSKGQKDVWSSIQAQWPKKTLKELFSDSDTEAANSPPPPVPPCLEEPSVEQDAGPEDEASEEQMENDKLQEFPSSGSNSVLNTPPTTPESPSGGGSAVEDSGPAQPSSPPLSIPPALPSEPVSDALTPGPIQEEVAGGRSETDSSTVEVESLGGELQDLPQDERAGSPSKVFDVSLSCNSSSSCSLELSSSSQQESEQKSKASASQKRQKESQTGGASKKHKPSRKSLGVPPKKNRKTANSSDSEDQSVVEGTAKSTASKNNAPDVKAATSPKCHGRSPPSSHKYHKQGDADHTQQRDNHGRSPRVYKWSFQMSDLEKMSSLERISFLQEKLQDIRNHYLTLKSEVASIDRRRKRMKKKERESTVAASSSSSSSSSSPSSSSLTAAVMLTLADPPVSSSSTSSQNSGVSVECR comes from the exons ACTCTGGAGGAGCCCCCCTACTTGACAGTAGGGACGGATGTGAGTGCCAAGTATAGAGGGGCTTTCTGTGAGGCCAAGATTAAGACTGCCAAGAGGCTAGTCAAGGCCAAG GTGACCTTTAAACCAGATCTGTCCACAGCTGAGGTTCATGATGAAAACATCAAAGGACCTCTAAAG GTGGGTGCTGTTGTAGAGGTGAAGAATCCGGATGGAGTTTACCAAGAGGCCACGATCAATAAGCTGACCGATGCTAGTATATATACTGTTG TATTTGACGATGGCGATGAGAAGACCCTGAGGCGTTCCTCTCTCTGCCTGAAAGGAGCGCGTCACTTTGCAGAGAGCGAG ACACTCGACAGACTCCCTCTCACCAACCCTGAGCACTTCGGCACACCTGTCATCGGCAAGAAGGGCAACCGCGGCAGACGATCGAACCCAAT TCAAGAAGAAGAATTGTCTTCATCTTCCAGCGAAGAAGAGGAGAGCGACCAGCGGCAGAATGAGGATCTGTTCGGGAAAGTGGTCTGTGTGGAGGGGGTCGTCAccggggaaaaaaagaagaccaCGTGGTATCCTGCTCTG GTCATCTCCCCAGACTGCCACGAAGACGTGACTGTGAAGAAGGACAACATCTTCGTCCGCTCTTTCAAGGATGGAAAATT TAACACGGTGCTGCGGAAGGACGTCCGCGAGATGAATAGCGACTGTCCTCCAAAAGCGGACGCAGGACTCAAACCAG caCTGGACGCCGCTTTGGAGTTCCTGCAGCAGTTTGTCGTGCCCAGCACCTGGAAGACAGAAGTGAAAGAAGAAAGTTCTAGCAgcgaggatgaggaggaggatgaagaggaagggcaGGAAGAAGATGCCAGCGGCGAAGAAGAGGAG GAGGAAGTGGAGCCGTTCCCAGAGGAGCGGGAGAACTTTCTGCAGCAGCTCTACAAGTTCATGGAAGACAGAG GAACTCCCATCAATAAACGGCCTGTTCTGGGCTACAGGAACCTGAACCTGTTCAAGCTCTACAGGCTGGTGCACAAACTGGGAGGCTTTGACAAC ATTGAAAGCGGCTCGGTTTGGAAGCAAGTTTATCAGGATCTGGGAATCCCTGTGCTCAACTCAGCCGCCGGCTACAATGTCAAATGTGCTTACCGCAA GTACTTGTATGGATTTGAGGAATACTGCACCTCCACTGCCATCACCTTCAGGATGGATCTCCCTTTGAAGCAGGCTCCCAAGGGGGAGGTCAAGTCAGAGGGGGAGGCTGGAGGAAGCCCTCCCACCGCCTCCAGCTCAGAAGACCAGAAAGCCCAGGTTGATGGAGAACCTTGTGACGCACAGTCTATAGTCTGCAAG GACGAGAAGCCTGATTTGACCCGGAACAAAATGGAACCCGATCCATCAAAAACGGAGGGAAAGGACAGCGGAAACGACGACGACGATGATGACGACGACGACGAGGAAGATGGTCCCCTTAAGGGAGACGCAGACGAGGGCTCATCTACGGCTCACCTCGGAGCGGAGAACATGAAGGAGGAGCgcgacgaggaggaggagagcaaAGACAACTCTGG GGATGACAGCAGtcaggagggggaggaaggggaggagtTTGAGTGTTACCCCCCGGGGATGAAGGTGCAGGTGAGGTATGGGCGAGGCCGCAATCTGAAGACGTACGAGGCCACTGTGAAAGAGGCAGACGTGGAGGGGGGAGAGGTGCTCTACCTGGTGCACTACTGTGGCTGGAACATCAG ATATGATGAATGGATCAAAGCAGACAAGATTGTGCGCCCCGCCAATAAGAATGTACCAAAAATAAAGCACCGCAAAAAGATAAAG AACAAAGCTGAGAGGGAGCGAGACAGGTTGGAGAGGCTCAATGACAGAGAAGTCCTCGGCCCTTCGCCCAACGCTAGCCGCCTCCCACGCTCCAAATGTGGCCTGAGTCAGGATGTCTTTTCCAAGATGGACGAGGGTGAGGACAAAGGGACTCAGCAGTCTCCAGTCAAGTCTATAGAAATTACTTCTATCCTCAATGGCCTGCAAG CCTCTGAGATGTCCACAGACGAAAGTGAGCATGAGGATGAGGAGGGAGAACATAATGAGGAGGATCGCCCAGGTTGCAGAGGCAGCCCCAGAAAGGCCCCACCGGAGCCCCCGCAAACATCAGAGTGCTGGGAGAGCGGGACCCCTCCTGAAGCATCCAAACCTTCTCCAGTCTCAGGAAAGAACCAGGATCTAGTCAGTGCAGAGAGTGGCGATGTTGGGAAGCGCAGAAGCCAACCGGAGTTAGAGGGAGAGGGCAGCAACAGGAAGAGGAAATCTGACAGTGCAGCAGAGAGGACCCCGAAAGGCCAATCCAAAGCAAAGACCCGGAGCACCAGGAGTGCTGACTGGTTGCCAGTAGGCTCTCCCAGGAAGATGGAGGAGAGAGCGGCTGGTCCCGGGGAAGAGAAGGGAGCCTCGTCCAGCAGCAGTTCAGATGATGAGGGTGCGGCGCTGGCCGAATCCCAGGCTGAGGAAAGTGAGCGAAGCCGGCCAAAAACCAAAGGCTCCCCTTCCAAGAAGTACAACGGGATGAGGGAGAAGACTAAAGGTGGCAGACAAGCTGGATTCTGGGAGATTCCTGAAAAGAGGGCCAAAATGTCTGGAAATGCAGAGGAACGGCCAGCTGTACGCTCTAAAGGCCAAAAGGATGTGTGGTCCAGCATCCAGGCCCAGTGGCCGAAGAAGACTCTCAAAGAGTTGTTCTCTGACTCGGACACAGAGGCCGCCAAttctcctcctccacctgtACCTCCGTGTCTGGAGGAGCCGAGTGTCGAACAGGATGCTGGGCCCGAGGACGAAGCCTCAGAGGAGCAGATGGAAAACGACAAACTACAGGAGTTTCCGAGCAGTGGCAGTAACTCTGTACTCAACACACCACCGACAACGCCTGAGTCGCCCTCAGGAGGAGGCAGCGCTGTTGAAGATTCTGGTCCAGCGCAGCCTTCCTCCCCGCCACTATCCATACCCCCAGCTTTGCCTTCAGAGCCGGTTTCTGACGCTCTTACCCCAGGGCCTATACAGGAGGAAGTGGCAGGTGGCCGcagtgagacagacagcagcACGGTGGAAGTGGAGAGTCTGGGTGGGGAGCTGCAAGACCTCCCTCAGGATGAGAGGGCGGGTTCCCCCTCAAAGGTGTTTGACGTCAGCCTCTCCTGCAACAGCAGCAGTAGCTGCAGCCTCGagctgagcagcagcagccaacaAGAGAGTGAACAGAAGTCCAAag CGTCTGCGAGTCAGAAGCGGCAAAAAGAATCACAGACTGGTGGAGCCTCAAAGAAACACAAGCCAAGCCGTAAGAGCCTCGGTGTGCCTCCCAAAAAGAATAGAAAAACAG CCAACAGCAGTGACAGCGAAGACCAGTCTGTTGTTGAGGGCACTGCCAAATCAACTGCCTCTAAGAACAACGCACCAGACGTGAAGGCTGCCACCTCGCCCAAGTGTCACGGACGATCTCCCCCTTCGAGCCATAAGTACCACAAGCAGGGTGACGCCGACCACACCCAGCAACGAGACAACCATGGAAGATCGCCTCGTGTGTACAAGTGGAGCTTCCAGATGT CTGACCTGGAAAAGATGAGCAGTCTGGAGAGGATTTCGTTTCTTCAGGAGAAGCTGCAGGACATCAGGAACCACTACCTCACCCTCAAGTCTGAGGTGGCCTCTATCGACAGACGAAGAAAACGCATGAAGAAGAAGGAACGGGAAA GCACGGTGGCTG